Genomic segment of Salvia splendens isolate huo1 chromosome 12, SspV2, whole genome shotgun sequence:
CAAACACTAAGAAAACTTctaaaaatgagagaaaaacaCATTGACTCAATTAAAATTGTACCTACTAGGGGTTACCTCCCCCATAGCGCAATTGTTTAACGTCGCTTGCCGATGGTCTTCAAGCTTAGCACTTATTTTCCAGTCTCACTCGGATAATGTCATCGGGGCCCGTCTTTGCTTTAACGGCCAAATAGAGCTTGTATAGCCGCTTCTTCCACCAAGTGGGCTTTACATCTTCCCCAACAACACTTCCTTTAGATCCTCCATTTGCCAATTTGGCTACCTTCTTCTTTTTCTCCCCCACACTTTGTTCATCCTCAAGCTTAAATAACCAATTGGGGACCAAGATCTCCTCCAAGGGCTTCTCAACTTCAACATCCTTAGGCACTTGTATCATCTTTCACTCTTCAATATCCAACGGCACCTCTTCCACTCTCTTGGATTCTTCCATTTTGTGTCGTTTCATCTTGTCCAACATAGAGAGGATGACCGTCTTGTTTCCATTCCTACGGGTAAGTTCTCCCTTAGTGACATCAATTAGAGCATTCCCGGTTGCAAGGAAGGGCCTTCCAAGGATGAGAGAGACATTTGGATCTTCCTTCATATCCAAGACAACAAAGTCCACGGGAAAGATAAAATCATTCACCCTCACTAAGACATTCTCGAGGACTCCATTGGGGAACTTGACGGTTTTATCCGCCATTTGAAGGGTGATGGTGGTCGGCTTCAAGACACCAAACTTCAATTTCCGGAAGAAGCTTAGGGGCATGAGATTTATGTTTTCCCCCAAATCACATAAGGCCTTGGTTTGCCTATCATTCCCGATCACATAAGAGATGTTGAAGCTCCCCGGATCCTTCTTCTTTCTCGGCATCTTTTGTTGGATGATTGCAATACAATTCTCGGTCAAGCTCACGATTTCATAATCAaccaacttcttcttcttggacATAATCTCCTTCAAAAACTTGAGATAGCCGGGCATTTGTTGGAGAGCCTCAATAAGAGGAATATTGAGGTGCACCCTCTTGAAGATCTCAAGGAATTTTGCAAACTTCTCATCTAACTTCTTCTTTTGCACCACTTGAGGGAAATGAATTTTGACTTCCTTTGGCTTAGGTAGAATAATTGCCTCTGGTTGAACCTCAGATGGCATATTAGGTGACTCCAGCTCTATCTCCTCTTCTTTTATCTCTTCTTCCGGCACTTCCTTAGCTTCCACCTCGGGTATAGGAGGACTCTCATAGCTTGTCCCACTCCTCAAGTAGATTACCTTGCAATCTTTCGGGTTTGGAATTGTAGTGGTTGGAAATTGCCCCGGTTGACGTATTTTCCCAACGGCTTGAGCAATTTGACTTACTTGGTGCTCCAAGGCCCCCAATCTTGTGGTGACCTCCACTACCGCCGTCTCAACTCTATCAATCCTCATGGTAGAGTGTGTCATGATCCCATCGGTCTTCTCCATGAGAGTTTTAGAAGTTCATTTGTGACATCACTTGAATATCTTGAGGGGCTAGGTACATTGGTGGCCCCACTTGATGCTCCAAATCCGGGAGGTGGAGGTGGTTAGATAGCATTACTTGGATTTTCATATGAGAGGTTTGGATGCGCATTGAAGGGTGGACGGTAGCCTTGTTGATAATTACCACCCCCATTGTCAAGGCGATAATTGTTGAAATTCCTTGGATTACCCACTTGGTTTCGTCCTTGATGTATATAATTGACATGTTCAACGAGCAGTTGAGGCTCTCCGATGGGTGCCACCCCCAAACTAATGCTATCCACCTTTTGATTGAGAATCATCATTTGTTGGTTGAGGAGATTGAATGCGTCCGAATCAATGACCGAAGCTACCTGCATTGAACCATCTCGACCCGAGCTCCAACCCTTGCTAGTGTATGCAAGCCTTTGAAGCATCTTCTTGCACACATCcacccccttgtccaagaatGATCCCCCCGAGCGAAAGTCTAATTGACTCTTGATAAACTCGAGCATCCATTGTAGAAGACTCACTTGATGGCCCGGAGATAGCCCATGGTTGGGACATTTCTTTAACAAGGCGTTGAATTTCTCCCAAACCTCGAACATAGACTCTTGGCCCTTCATTTTAAAGTGGGAGATCTCCGCTTGAAGGTTGAGAGTGGAGCTTAGAGGGAAGAACCGATCCAAAAACTTTTGGACTAAGTCGTCCCAACTTGTAACCGAGCCTGGCTCAAGGTTATCAAACCAATCTCTAGCATATCCCGATAATGAGAATGGGAATAGCCTAAGCTTGATTGTATCTTCGGGAACCCCATTAAGTTTAGTTGTATTGACAATCTCCAAGAATTTAGCTAAGTGCCTATTAGGATCCTCCGTGGGCCTTCCCGAGAAAACACGTTGCTCTACAAATTGAATCAATGTCGTCTTCAACTCAAAATTGTTTGGCATTAACCCTTGTCTCATAAGGTGGAATTGGGATATTGACGTTCCCAAATGCATCTCTAACTGGTGCCTCTCGCCTCCTTTCCACCTTTCTTTCCCTTCTCATCTCTGCAATTTCTTGTTGTAGTTGGAGAATGATTTGGTCTTGATTCAATGGAGGTGGAGGGGGAACTCCCTCATTGTTTCCATGTGGATTTTCCATTGGCTCAACTAGATGTTGAGCTCTTGCTTTTCTCCTtcgtcctcctcttcttctattGACGACTTCTATCTC
This window contains:
- the LOC121757717 gene encoding uncharacterized protein LOC121757717; translation: MPNNFELKTTLIQFVEQRVFSGRPTEDPNRHLAKFLEIVNTTKLNGVPEDTIKLRLFPFSLSGYARDWFDNLEPGSVTSWDDLVQKFLDRFFPLSSTLNLQAEISHFKMKGQESMFEVWEKFNALLKKCPNHGLSPGHQVSLLQWMLEFIKSQLDFRSGGSFLDKGVDVCKKMLQRLAYTSKGWSSGRDGSMQVASVIDSDAFNLLNQQMMILNQKVDSISLGVAPIGEPQLLVEHVNYIHQGRNQVGNPRNFNNYRLDNGGGNYQQGYRPPFNAHPNLSYENPSNAI
- the LOC121757716 gene encoding uncharacterized protein LOC121757716; amino-acid sequence: MEKTDGIMTHSTMRIDRVETAVVEVTTRLGALEHQVSQIAQAVGKIRQPGQFPTTTIPNPKDCKVIYLRSGTSYESPPIPEVEAKEVPEEEIKEEEIELESPNMPSEVQPEAIILPKPKEVKIHFPQVVQKKKLDEKFAKFLEIFKRVHLNIPLIEALQQMPGYLKFLKEIMSKKKKLVDYEIVSLTENCIAIIQQKMPRKKKDPGSFNISYVIGNDRQTKALCDLGENINLMPLSFFRKLKFGVLKPTTITLQMADKTVKFPNGVLENVLVRVNDFIFPVDFVVLDMKEDPNVSLILGRPFLATGNALIDVTKGELTRRNGNKTVILSMLDKMKRHKMEESKRVEEVPLDIEE